In a genomic window of Desulfuromonadaceae bacterium:
- a CDS encoding DUF1456 family protein, producing MTNNDILRRLRYAFDLSDAGMIATFALAAHEVTREQISAWLKKDEDPAFQDCRDVQLATFLNGFIIDRRGKKEGVQPMPEQRLTNNLVFRKLKIALELKDDDILELMALAGMRIGKHELSAFFRNTEHKHYRECQDQVLRKFLKGIQLKYRDNLCDKS from the coding sequence GTGACGAATAACGATATTCTGCGCCGTCTCCGCTATGCTTTTGATTTGAGTGACGCGGGGATGATCGCCACCTTTGCTCTGGCTGCTCATGAGGTCACCCGCGAACAGATCAGTGCCTGGCTCAAAAAAGACGAGGACCCGGCGTTTCAGGACTGCCGTGACGTGCAGCTGGCAACCTTTTTGAACGGTTTTATTATCGATCGGCGCGGCAAAAAAGAGGGTGTGCAGCCGATGCCGGAACAGCGGCTGACCAACAACCTTGTTTTTCGGAAACTGAAAATTGCCCTGGAGTTGAAAGATGATGATATTCTGGAGCTCATGGCACTGGCCGGGATGCGCATCGGCAAGCACGAACTCAGCGCTTTCTTTCGCAACACAGAGCACAAACATTACCGCGAATGTCAGGATCAGGTGCTGCGCAAGTTCCTGAAAGGCATTCAGCTGAAATATCGCGATAATCTTTGCGACAAGAGTTAA